The following coding sequences are from one Lolium rigidum isolate FL_2022 chromosome 6, APGP_CSIRO_Lrig_0.1, whole genome shotgun sequence window:
- the LOC124667361 gene encoding uncharacterized protein LOC124667361, with product MEGKLPEDFGEVELTPPDWLPDGWVMEVKRGEDGTLYQYFVSPVSGSRFSMKSEVLNYLFSEMDEHWIASKKSAERGNMLTKAHEWLPNGWQIEIRAGGENMDKMFKFYVYPAMGVRVFSKEDVLLYAKEMKITEYDTDGQCDTNSLDNILALVEFNPSKLPQGWVKEIVYRKTKDGIRKDPYYTDPVSQYVFRTVKGAMRFLTTGNVSRLQFIQKTSVHDLYSFEKSADLHESLRKRLGNNWKDAKTHRRSPKPRRSAQREKIKCNGQTLYSSIAEDTDSDTSMDPVSPNEHENIKNTCVKTKRGESSSSMTIKRSRGRPRKVVKELMEHKEG from the exons ATGGAAGGGAAACTACCGGAGGACTTCGGGGAGGTGGAGCTCACACCACCAGATTGGCTCCCCGATGGCTGGGTTATGGAGGTCAAACGTGGTGAGGATGGGACCCTCTATCAG TATTTTGTTTCTCCCGTGTCAGGGTCCAGATTCAGCATGAAGTCTGAGGTACTGAACTACCTCTTCTCCGAGATGGACGAGCACTGGATAGCGTCTAAGAAGTCCGCTGAACGTGGCAACATGCTAACT AAGGCTCACGAATGGCTTCCAAATGGGTGGCAGATTGAGATTAGAGCTGGGGGAGAGAACATGGATAAGATGTTCAAG TTTTATGTTTACCCTGCAATGGGAGTACGTGTATTCTCTAAAGAAGATGTACTCCTCTATGCTAAGGAAATGAAGATCACTGAATATGATACGGATGGACAATGCGACACAAACTCTCTAGATAAT ATTCTAGCCTTGGTTGAGTTCAACCCGTCAAAGCTGCCACAAGGATGGGTCAAAGAAATAGTATACAGAAAAACGAAGGATGGAATAAGGAAAGACCCG TACTATACGGATCCTGTTAGCCAGTATGTATTTCGTACCGTGAAGGGTGCAATGCGCTTTCTTACAACCGGAAATGTCTCAAGACTTCAATTTATTCAAAAGACAAGTGTTCATGACTTGTACTCTTTTGAAAAATCCGCTGATCTG CATGAGAGTTTGCGCAAGAGACTAGGAAATAATTGGAAGGATGCTAAAACACATAGACGTTCACCAAAGCCTAGAAGATCAGCACAACGGGAGAAAATAAAGTGCAATGGCCAAACATTGTATAGCA GTATAGCCGAAGACACCGACAGTGACACCTCTATGGACCCGGTTTCACCCAATGAGCACGAAAACATCAAGAACACATGCGTGAAGACTAAAAGGGGAGAATCAAGCTCCTCCATGACTATCAAGCGTTCAAGAGGGAGACCACGTAAAGTGGTGAAAGAGCTCATGGAACATAAAGAAGGTTAA